A window from Alkalicoccobacillus plakortidis encodes these proteins:
- a CDS encoding sugar kinase: protein MGADVVTFGETMVLLEAGTSGPLRYVDTFTKRFGGAESNVAIGLAKLGHQSLWMSKVGQDEFGEFLIQKIRGEGVNTDYVKSYSGAPTGLYFKEMRRPGDQRVAYYRSGSAASFFNADDLDETQIASAKILHLTGITALLSESCRQAMFKAIEVAKANGVLVSFDPNLRFTLMGQLGEEGARQVMRDIASKADLVMPGLDEAEWLYGTSDEMEIANLLFESGVKKVVIKNGGEYSFFAEAGGDSGRIPSFEIKQIVDAIGAGDGFAAGVLSGILEEKSLEQAVHFAAAVGALVISSPGDVEGLPTRMEVVEFIEQKEGNSGGVLR, encoded by the coding sequence ATGGGTGCAGATGTCGTAACATTTGGGGAAACGATGGTTTTGCTTGAAGCAGGAACCAGTGGTCCTCTAAGGTATGTCGATACATTTACCAAACGATTTGGTGGAGCTGAATCCAATGTTGCAATTGGATTAGCTAAGCTTGGACACCAGTCGCTCTGGATGAGTAAGGTTGGACAGGATGAATTTGGTGAATTCCTCATTCAGAAAATTAGAGGAGAAGGTGTAAATACTGACTATGTTAAATCATACTCAGGTGCACCAACCGGCCTTTATTTTAAAGAAATGCGCAGACCAGGTGATCAGCGCGTAGCTTACTATCGAAGTGGCTCTGCTGCGAGCTTTTTTAATGCAGATGATTTAGATGAAACACAAATTGCCAGTGCAAAAATTCTCCACTTAACCGGCATTACAGCACTACTAAGTGAATCATGTCGCCAAGCAATGTTTAAAGCGATTGAAGTTGCGAAGGCAAATGGTGTCCTTGTATCCTTTGATCCTAATTTACGTTTTACTTTGATGGGTCAACTGGGTGAAGAAGGAGCTCGTCAAGTTATGCGTGACATTGCATCAAAAGCTGATCTTGTTATGCCAGGGCTCGATGAAGCAGAATGGTTATACGGGACAAGTGATGAAATGGAAATTGCTAATCTATTATTTGAATCTGGCGTGAAGAAAGTCGTTATTAAAAACGGTGGAGAGTATTCGTTTTTTGCAGAAGCAGGTGGTGATTCAGGGCGAATTCCAAGCTTTGAAATCAAACAAATTGTTGATGCAATTGGAGCTGGAGATGGTTTTGCCGCAGGTGTTTTATCAGGCATTCTAGAAGAGAAAAGTCTCGAACAGGCCGTTCATTTTGCTGCTGCAGTTGGCGCTCTTGTCATCAGTTCTCCAGGTGATGTTGAAGGATTACCAACTCGTATGGAAGTAGTAGAATTTATCGAGCAAAAAGAAGGAAATTCAGGAGGTGTATTACGATGA
- a CDS encoding bifunctional 4-hydroxy-2-oxoglutarate aldolase/2-dehydro-3-deoxy-phosphogluconate aldolase: protein MSRFDTLISSGVVAVIRKQPREHIVSISKALVNGGVSGLEVTMDSDDALGAIAELRTQFGEEVVIGAGTVIDAEQAVAAIQAGAEFIFAPILNEPTIRAAKRHGKIMIPGIFTPTEAQQAVEWGADMVKAFPADVLGAAFIKAVKGPLSHIQIMPTGGVNLDTIDEFIKAGATAVGAGGPLLRKDLIEAQDWQGLEQHAAAFVGQAKKSLGK, encoded by the coding sequence ATGAGTAGATTTGATACATTAATTAGTTCGGGTGTTGTGGCTGTTATTCGTAAACAGCCTAGAGAACACATCGTGTCTATTTCAAAAGCCTTGGTCAATGGCGGTGTTTCAGGATTAGAAGTTACGATGGATTCAGACGACGCACTAGGGGCAATTGCTGAGCTTCGTACACAGTTTGGTGAAGAAGTAGTTATTGGTGCAGGAACAGTAATAGATGCTGAGCAAGCAGTAGCAGCTATTCAAGCCGGAGCAGAATTTATCTTTGCTCCAATTCTTAATGAGCCAACTATTCGCGCAGCTAAACGCCATGGCAAGATCATGATTCCAGGAATCTTTACACCAACCGAAGCTCAACAAGCTGTTGAGTGGGGAGCTGACATGGTTAAAGCCTTCCCAGCAGATGTGTTAGGTGCAGCATTTATCAAAGCGGTAAAAGGCCCACTTTCTCATATTCAAATCATGCCTACAGGCGGAGTGAATTTAGACACAATCGATGAATTTATCAAAGCCGGAGCAACAGCAGTTGGCGCAGGCGGACCATTGTTACGCAAAGATTTAATTGAAGCGCAAGATTGGCAAGGACTAGAGCAACACGCCGCTGCATTTGTTGGACAAGCAA